The following proteins are encoded in a genomic region of Limosilactobacillus reuteri subsp. reuteri:
- a CDS encoding NAD(P)-dependent oxidoreductase — MTSKYETESKGYTMTTVMQEAARCLLCHDAPCSQACPAHTNPAKFIRSVLFRNVKGAAETIRENNALGSICARVCPTERYCEKACTRAKIDGPIDIGGIQRYVTDMERKMNMKILKAGKPNGMSIAIIGSGPSGLQAATTLREKGYAVDIYEKAAKAGGYLTYGIPEYRLPEEIVDYEVQRIVDLGAHIIYNTTVGKDISMDDLKARYNAVIVAIGTSEAKMLPMFEHNICTESAISFLARAKESKGNLEDLPQNVLVIGGGDVAMDVVTTLKKLNVPYVTDVIYEQFDEFKASKKELAGAQEAGVTIVDGYVPKEVHQNRATFTHRKIKSELTITADKIILAVGQKANAEGLDIDLQHNEIPFREPRFRTKDPKVFATGDIVAGDKTVVVAVQKGKEVAEEIDRLLGGQEND; from the coding sequence ATGACTTCAAAGTATGAAACAGAGTCGAAAGGTTACACGATGACAACCGTAATGCAGGAAGCTGCACGATGTTTATTATGTCATGATGCACCATGTTCACAAGCCTGTCCAGCACATACTAATCCGGCCAAATTTATTCGAAGCGTTCTTTTTCGTAATGTCAAAGGGGCAGCTGAAACGATTCGGGAAAACAATGCGCTAGGATCAATCTGTGCGCGTGTTTGTCCAACTGAGCGTTACTGTGAAAAGGCATGTACCCGGGCTAAAATCGACGGACCAATTGATATCGGTGGGATTCAACGGTATGTCACTGATATGGAACGAAAGATGAATATGAAGATCCTTAAAGCCGGTAAACCAAACGGGATGAGTATTGCTATCATTGGTAGTGGCCCATCAGGTTTACAGGCAGCTACGACTCTCCGCGAAAAAGGCTATGCAGTTGATATCTATGAAAAAGCTGCTAAGGCTGGCGGTTACTTGACCTACGGCATTCCTGAGTATCGGTTGCCGGAAGAAATTGTGGATTATGAAGTTCAACGAATTGTCGACCTTGGTGCGCACATTATCTATAACACAACTGTTGGAAAAGATATTTCAATGGATGATCTTAAAGCTCGTTACAATGCAGTGATTGTTGCTATTGGGACAAGTGAAGCAAAGATGCTGCCAATGTTTGAACACAATATCTGTACCGAATCAGCAATCTCATTCCTAGCCCGGGCAAAAGAAAGTAAGGGCAATTTAGAAGATCTTCCGCAAAATGTCCTTGTTATTGGTGGTGGGGATGTTGCAATGGATGTTGTAACAACCTTAAAGAAGCTTAACGTCCCTTATGTCACCGATGTTATTTATGAGCAGTTTGATGAATTCAAAGCTTCTAAAAAAGAACTTGCCGGTGCTCAAGAAGCTGGTGTAACAATTGTTGATGGTTACGTTCCAAAAGAAGTTCATCAGAATCGTGCTACCTTTACTCACCGGAAGATTAAGAGTGAATTAACTATTACTGCTGATAAGATCATTTTAGCAGTTGGTCAAAAAGCGAATGCAGAAGGACTAGACATTGACTTACAGCATAATGAAATTCCATTCCGTGAACCACGATTCCGGACAAAGGATCCTAAAGTCTTTGCGACTGGTGATATTGTTGCCGGAGATAAAACCGTTGTGGTAGCAGTACAGAAAGGAAAAGA
- a CDS encoding exodeoxyribonuclease III — translation MKFISWSVNGLKSAINHGFVEDFKRQDADFFCLQRTRLDKGEEPIQIPNYYQYWNYAEKKGYSGTAIFTKYKPENVIYGMNNSIFDKEGRLITLEYPNFYLIDVYVPVSGEKLQHLDYRLDWDRAFLDYVINLQSSKPVIIGGDMSIAYQPIDLAEPTENHHKAGFTKQERADFGKLLNAGLTDTFRYLHPNLHGAYTWWSYRYDARERNVGWRLDYFLVSDVWKERIEEAKILSDVKGSSHCPIELVANVEL, via the coding sequence ATGAAATTTATTTCTTGGAGTGTCAATGGCCTGAAGTCAGCTATTAACCATGGATTTGTCGAAGATTTTAAGCGCCAAGATGCTGACTTCTTCTGTCTACAACGTACACGATTGGATAAAGGCGAAGAACCGATTCAAATTCCTAATTATTACCAATACTGGAATTATGCAGAAAAGAAGGGTTATTCTGGTACCGCCATTTTCACTAAATATAAGCCAGAAAACGTTATATACGGAATGAATAATTCAATTTTTGATAAAGAAGGGCGACTAATCACGCTCGAATATCCAAACTTCTATTTGATTGATGTATACGTCCCAGTTTCAGGTGAAAAGCTGCAACATCTTGATTATCGTCTCGACTGGGATCGTGCTTTTCTTGATTATGTTATTAATTTACAAAGTAGTAAGCCAGTAATCATTGGCGGTGATATGAGCATTGCCTATCAACCAATTGACTTAGCAGAGCCAACAGAAAATCATCATAAAGCCGGCTTTACAAAACAAGAACGAGCTGATTTTGGTAAATTACTTAATGCTGGCTTGACGGATACTTTCCGTTATCTCCATCCTAATTTGCATGGTGCATATACCTGGTGGAGCTATCGGTATGACGCACGGGAACGAAATGTAGGTTGGCGTCTCGACTACTTCTTAGTTTCTGATGTATGGAAAGAACGAATTGAAGAAGCCAAGATTCTTTCAGATGTTAAAGGCTCAAGTCACTGTCCAATTGAACTTGTTGCGAATGTTGAATTATAG
- a CDS encoding LysM peptidoglycan-binding domain-containing protein, which produces MKLSKKVAKITAAITGAVALGTVATATTANADSIYTVQAGDTLSGISYKLGHDLTFVDTLANNNNIADKNLIYVGQQLVIKDDGEVAPATQEEVATLPAANVAPQADTQATPAENQAQQNQQVQSNQEAPVAQQQVQTPQTQNVQQQSSAQASTGYNSNVAGNDAAAKAWIAARESGGSYSARNGQYIGKYQLSASYLNGDYSEANQERVADQYVASRYGSWSAAQSFWQSHGWY; this is translated from the coding sequence ATGAAGTTATCTAAGAAAGTAGCCAAGATTACAGCAGCGATTACTGGTGCAGTTGCATTAGGAACAGTAGCTACTGCAACGACTGCAAACGCCGACAGTATTTACACGGTGCAAGCAGGTGACACCCTTTCTGGGATTTCTTACAAATTAGGTCACGATCTAACTTTTGTAGATACATTAGCAAACAACAATAATATTGCTGATAAGAACTTGATTTACGTTGGTCAACAATTAGTAATCAAGGATGATGGTGAAGTTGCACCAGCTACTCAAGAAGAAGTTGCTACTTTACCAGCCGCAAATGTTGCACCACAAGCAGATACACAAGCTACACCTGCTGAAAATCAAGCACAACAAAACCAACAAGTACAATCAAACCAAGAAGCACCAGTTGCTCAACAACAAGTACAAACTCCACAAACACAAAATGTACAACAACAATCTAGTGCTCAAGCATCAACTGGCTATAACTCAAATGTAGCTGGAAATGATGCTGCTGCCAAGGCTTGGATCGCAGCTCGCGAATCAGGTGGTAGCTACAGTGCACGGAATGGTCAATACATTGGTAAGTACCAATTGTCAGCATCATACTTAAATGGTGACTACTCAGAAGCTAACCAAGAACGAGTAGCTGATCAATACGTAGCTAGTCGTTACGGTTCCTGGAGTGCTGCTCAATCATTCTGGCAATCACACGGTTGGTACTAA
- a CDS encoding phosphoenolpyruvate carboxykinase has translation MSKESQIIDTKSLYVNPDRGVATLNYSQNYFTDIPSLINSDEVKEIVRLYLASRNPDNDDDAFDNATVNKFVDILKKVLFDDDSAFDEYDPKDILESVEKLYSYYRSLLRVSVINLSDNKIIGNEFRTIDTQFNDLVRKAYRILEEKLQGFENRTYRQVNAATNATILVQQQDWKIPAGYEELKDIDFINTVMLRPPMMMHTKSNKREGVFSEVKDNPIERFRGERGKWYCYPAKIGESLAFIYFNVDYLVNGIALSNLFEIASPDEIKGQKPDMILLFGLKETEGMVSHYYRDEKNDLWVGEVPYADKTTYFGYMKKMCLTLHNLHQIYNGRLPIHGSMLKIKFTNGKEKNVVFFGDSGAGKSESIEALQELADDKIVSMETIFDDMGSFTLTDGEPGVYAQGTETGAFVRLDDLSSAVAFNNMDRGVYLNPEQKNARVIIPADTYENVIKHHHIDMWLYANNYSDEVGIHRFDTKEEAEKVFIAGQRKALGTTDEVGMSKTFFANPFGPVQEPELTKPIIDKVFTKLFDQDVYVGEIFTHLGNDKSKDALKESAQELLDVLMNN, from the coding sequence ATGTCAAAAGAGAGTCAGATTATTGATACAAAATCATTATATGTAAATCCTGACCGCGGTGTTGCAACGTTAAACTATAGTCAAAATTACTTTACTGATATTCCTTCATTAATTAATAGTGATGAAGTAAAGGAAATTGTCCGTTTATATTTAGCTTCACGTAACCCTGATAATGATGATGATGCTTTTGATAATGCCACTGTTAACAAGTTTGTTGATATCTTAAAGAAAGTTCTTTTTGATGATGATAGTGCATTTGATGAATATGACCCTAAAGATATTCTTGAGAGTGTTGAAAAATTATACTCATACTATCGTTCACTATTACGGGTATCGGTAATTAATCTTAGTGATAATAAGATTATCGGTAACGAGTTCCGGACTATTGATACTCAATTCAACGACTTAGTGCGTAAAGCATACCGGATCCTCGAAGAAAAGCTCCAAGGTTTTGAAAACCGGACTTATCGACAAGTTAATGCGGCAACTAACGCAACAATCTTAGTTCAACAACAAGATTGGAAAATTCCAGCTGGTTATGAAGAATTAAAGGATATTGATTTTATTAATACCGTGATGCTTCGTCCACCAATGATGATGCACACTAAGAGTAACAAACGGGAAGGGGTCTTTTCTGAAGTAAAAGATAACCCGATCGAACGTTTCCGTGGTGAACGTGGTAAGTGGTATTGTTACCCAGCAAAGATTGGTGAAAGTTTAGCCTTTATTTACTTCAATGTTGATTACTTGGTAAACGGAATCGCGCTTTCAAACTTATTTGAAATTGCATCCCCTGATGAGATTAAGGGGCAAAAACCTGATATGATCCTTCTTTTCGGTCTAAAAGAAACAGAAGGCATGGTTTCTCATTACTATCGTGACGAAAAGAATGATTTGTGGGTTGGTGAAGTACCTTACGCAGATAAGACTACTTACTTTGGTTACATGAAGAAGATGTGCTTGACGCTCCATAACCTTCATCAAATTTACAATGGTCGCCTGCCAATTCACGGGTCCATGTTGAAGATTAAATTTACTAATGGTAAAGAAAAGAATGTTGTTTTCTTCGGTGATTCAGGTGCCGGAAAGTCAGAATCAATTGAAGCATTGCAAGAATTAGCTGACGATAAGATTGTCAGCATGGAGACAATCTTTGATGACATGGGAAGCTTTACCCTTACTGATGGTGAACCAGGGGTATATGCTCAAGGAACAGAAACTGGTGCCTTTGTTCGTCTTGATGATTTAAGTAGTGCCGTGGCCTTCAATAACATGGACCGTGGTGTTTACCTTAATCCTGAACAAAAGAATGCCCGGGTTATTATTCCTGCTGATACCTACGAAAACGTAATCAAACATCACCATATTGATATGTGGCTATACGCTAACAATTACAGTGATGAAGTTGGTATTCATCGTTTTGATACAAAGGAAGAGGCAGAAAAAGTATTTATTGCTGGACAACGGAAGGCCCTTGGAACAACTGATGAAGTTGGAATGAGCAAGACATTCTTTGCTAACCCATTTGGCCCAGTTCAAGAACCAGAATTAACTAAGCCGATTATTGACAAGGTCTTTACAAAGCTATTTGACCAAGATGTATACGTTGGAGAAATCTTTACTCACCTTGGTAATGACAAGTCAAAGGATGCTTTGAAAGAATCAGCTCAAGAATTGCTTGATGTTTTGATGAATAATTAA
- a CDS encoding LysM peptidoglycan-binding domain-containing protein translates to MKLTKNIAKITAAVAGAVALGTFATATTANADSVYTVQSGDTLSSISYKLGHDLTYVDSLASTNQIANKNLIYVGQKLVIKDDGEVTQATAQQAATLPEASQVPASASVESQQPSQAPVVASQAPVATSQVQSQAPVQQQAPVQSVAPQQSTVSAAAQQSYSAPVQAQATSSNYSSNVSGNDAAAKAWIAARESGGSYSARNGQYVGKYQLSASYLNGDYSEANQERVADQYVANRYGSWSAAQSFWQSHGWY, encoded by the coding sequence ATGAAGTTAACTAAAAACATCGCGAAAATCACTGCTGCCGTTGCAGGTGCTGTTGCCTTGGGAACATTCGCTACTGCAACTACTGCTAATGCTGATTCTGTTTACACGGTGCAAAGTGGTGATACCTTATCAAGTATTTCCTATAAGTTAGGCCATGACTTAACTTATGTTGACTCTTTAGCTTCAACTAATCAAATTGCCAATAAGAACTTAATTTATGTTGGTCAAAAGTTAGTAATTAAAGATGACGGTGAGGTAACTCAAGCAACTGCTCAACAAGCTGCTACTTTACCTGAAGCATCTCAAGTTCCAGCATCAGCTAGTGTTGAAAGTCAACAACCTAGCCAAGCTCCGGTGGTTGCTAGTCAGGCTCCTGTAGCAACAAGCCAAGTACAATCTCAAGCACCGGTTCAACAACAAGCACCAGTTCAATCAGTAGCTCCACAACAATCAACTGTTTCAGCTGCTGCACAACAAAGCTACAGTGCACCAGTACAAGCACAAGCTACTAGTTCAAACTACAGCTCAAATGTTAGTGGTAATGATGCTGCTGCTAAGGCTTGGATCGCAGCTCGCGAATCAGGCGGTAGCTACAGTGCTCGTAACGGTCAATACGTTGGTAAGTACCAATTATCAGCATCATACTTAAATGGTGACTACTCAGAAGCTAACCAAGAACGAGTAGCTGATCAATACGTAGCTAACCGTTACGGTTCATGGAGTGCTGCTCAATCATTCTGGCAATCACATGGTTGGTACTAA
- the nrdG gene encoding anaerobic ribonucleoside-triphosphate reductase activating protein: protein MAETRLPRNPKPQEWLAKDHSLQYIADYKPFNFVDGEGVRCSLYVSGCLFNCPGCYNKAAQNFHYGQPYTQDLEDQIIEDLSQSYVQGLTLLGGEPFLNTQVCLKLVKRVRKEFGHEKDIWSWSGYTWEELMKESSDKLELLHYLDILVDGRFLLAKKDLTLQFRGSSNQRIIDVPQSLQTGKVVIWDKLVH, encoded by the coding sequence ATGGCAGAAACACGATTACCCCGCAATCCTAAGCCGCAAGAGTGGTTAGCAAAAGATCATTCATTACAATATATTGCAGACTATAAGCCCTTCAATTTTGTTGACGGGGAAGGGGTCCGGTGTAGTTTATATGTTAGTGGATGCCTTTTTAACTGCCCCGGATGCTATAACAAGGCGGCGCAGAATTTTCATTATGGACAGCCATATACCCAGGATTTAGAAGACCAGATTATCGAAGACCTTTCGCAGAGTTATGTTCAAGGATTGACTTTATTGGGTGGCGAACCATTCCTTAATACTCAGGTTTGTCTGAAGTTAGTTAAACGGGTTCGTAAAGAATTCGGTCACGAAAAGGATATTTGGTCTTGGTCTGGCTATACTTGGGAAGAATTAATGAAGGAGTCGAGCGATAAACTTGAACTTCTACACTACCTCGATATTCTAGTCGATGGTCGATTCTTGCTGGCTAAAAAGGATCTTACCCTTCAGTTTAGAGGGAGTTCTAACCAACGAATTATTGATGTTCCGCAATCTCTTCAAACGGGGAAAGTGGTTATTTGGGATAAGCTTGTTCATTAG
- the nrdD gene encoding anaerobic ribonucleoside-triphosphate reductase, with the protein MKVQIIDKKDLQSLTSVQVVKRDGTVTPFYSYKINLVLNALNADEQTSQSVYVTLLDALLNQTTVTTKKIADLFVQGLVNANHEELAKVYRDYRQHDEEAFAEATNPQNKLEQLFDRNSRIVHENANKDSHVFNTQRDLEAGVVSRALGLRMLPGIVAKAHLRGDIHWHDLDYSPVTPETNCCLIDFDEMFKHGFKIGNAWVSSPRSIQTATAQMSQIIANVASLQYGGCSANRIDQLLEPYAKLNYEKHMKDAEEWIVPEKREEFAREKTKKDIYDAMQALEYEINTLYSSQGQTPFTTINFGLGTSWIAREIQKAILKIRIKGLGKEHRTAIFPKLTFTIKRGLNLDPEDPNYDIKQLALECSTKRMYPDLLMYDKIKELTGSFKTPMGCRSFLQGWTDPETGKEVNSGRMNLGVVTVNLPRIALEAHGDKQLFWEIFQEKMNICKIALDYRIKRTKEAKPENAPLLYMYGAFGKRLKKTDSVDEVFKNSRATVSLGYIGLYEVCTTFYGSNWEHNKEAHDFAIAITKAMHDLCAEWEKEEGYHFSLYSTPAESLTDTFCQDDLKKFGRVEDVTDKEYYTNSFHYDVRKHPTPFEKLSFEEAFPKYAAGGFIHYCEYPNLRQNPKALEAVWDWAYDHVGYLGTNTSIDQCFKCGFKGEFEATARGFKCPQCGNHDPATCDVVKRTCGYLGNPQQRPMVHGRHEEIIHRVKHMNAGMIKNAAEFEQQRQMDNKAHAHITGDQI; encoded by the coding sequence ATGAAAGTGCAAATAATTGATAAGAAGGATCTTCAAAGTTTAACAAGTGTTCAAGTAGTTAAACGTGATGGAACAGTAACACCATTCTATTCCTATAAGATTAATCTTGTTTTAAATGCGCTCAATGCTGATGAGCAGACTAGCCAAAGTGTTTATGTTACCTTATTGGATGCATTGCTTAATCAAACAACTGTGACTACTAAAAAGATTGCGGATCTCTTTGTTCAAGGACTGGTCAATGCTAATCATGAAGAATTGGCAAAAGTTTACCGTGATTATCGCCAGCATGATGAAGAAGCATTTGCTGAAGCCACTAATCCCCAAAATAAGTTAGAGCAGCTTTTCGACCGAAACTCCCGGATTGTTCACGAAAATGCTAATAAAGATAGCCATGTTTTTAATACTCAACGGGACCTTGAAGCAGGGGTCGTGAGTCGTGCATTAGGATTACGGATGCTTCCAGGTATTGTGGCCAAGGCGCATCTTCGTGGTGATATTCACTGGCATGACCTTGATTATTCACCGGTAACGCCTGAAACTAACTGTTGTTTAATTGACTTTGATGAGATGTTTAAGCATGGATTTAAGATTGGTAATGCTTGGGTTTCTTCACCACGTTCGATTCAAACGGCAACCGCACAGATGTCGCAGATTATTGCTAACGTGGCGTCTCTGCAATATGGGGGATGTTCTGCTAATCGGATTGATCAATTATTAGAACCATATGCAAAGCTAAATTACGAAAAGCATATGAAGGATGCTGAAGAGTGGATAGTACCAGAGAAACGAGAAGAATTTGCTCGTGAGAAGACAAAAAAGGATATTTACGATGCAATGCAGGCTTTAGAATACGAGATTAATACCCTTTATTCTAGCCAAGGTCAAACTCCATTTACGACCATTAACTTTGGTTTAGGGACAAGTTGGATTGCCCGGGAGATCCAAAAAGCCATTTTGAAGATCCGGATTAAGGGCCTTGGGAAGGAACATCGTACAGCCATTTTTCCTAAATTAACTTTTACTATTAAACGGGGCTTAAATCTTGACCCTGAAGATCCTAATTATGATATCAAGCAACTAGCGCTTGAATGTTCAACAAAGCGGATGTATCCAGATCTTTTGATGTATGACAAGATTAAGGAACTAACGGGGAGCTTTAAGACACCAATGGGTTGCCGTTCGTTCTTACAGGGATGGACAGATCCAGAAACTGGTAAAGAAGTAAACTCAGGCCGGATGAATTTAGGAGTAGTGACAGTCAACTTGCCACGGATTGCCCTGGAGGCTCATGGCGATAAGCAACTATTCTGGGAAATCTTTCAAGAGAAGATGAATATTTGCAAGATTGCCTTGGATTACCGGATTAAGCGTACTAAAGAAGCTAAACCTGAAAATGCTCCCCTCCTGTATATGTATGGAGCATTTGGCAAACGGCTAAAGAAGACTGATAGTGTCGATGAAGTCTTTAAGAATAGTCGGGCGACCGTTTCACTAGGTTATATTGGTTTATATGAAGTATGTACGACTTTCTATGGGTCAAATTGGGAGCATAATAAAGAAGCGCATGACTTTGCGATTGCAATTACTAAGGCAATGCATGATTTATGTGCTGAATGGGAAAAAGAAGAAGGATACCATTTTAGTCTCTATTCCACTCCTGCTGAATCGTTAACAGATACATTCTGCCAAGATGATTTGAAGAAGTTTGGTCGGGTTGAAGATGTAACGGATAAGGAATACTACACAAATAGTTTCCACTATGATGTTCGTAAACATCCGACACCATTTGAAAAGTTATCATTTGAAGAGGCTTTTCCTAAGTACGCGGCTGGTGGTTTTATTCATTATTGCGAATATCCTAACTTACGCCAAAATCCAAAAGCCTTAGAAGCAGTGTGGGACTGGGCATATGATCATGTTGGCTATCTTGGAACGAATACTTCAATTGATCAGTGTTTTAAGTGCGGATTCAAAGGTGAATTTGAAGCAACTGCTCGCGGTTTTAAGTGTCCGCAGTGTGGAAACCATGACCCAGCAACTTGTGATGTTGTTAAGCGGACATGTGGTTATCTTGGTAATCCTCAGCAGCGGCCAATGGTTCATGGACGGCATGAGGAAATTATTCACCGGGTTAAACATATGAATGCTGGCATGATCAAGAATGCAGCTGAATTTGAGCAGCAGCGGCAAATGGATAATAAAGCCCATGCTCATATTACTGGTGATCAAATTTAA
- a CDS encoding DHA2 family efflux MFS transporter permease subunit, which translates to MENALQARKQAAHPELMMVSMLLGAFVGMFSETSLNIALPKLMAAFQVSTSTIQWLVTGYMLIIGIILPLSSIITKWFTTRQVIIFALIDFMVGACISALAHNFTILLIGRMIQGIGTGLILPLMFAVVMQIFPPKQIGAVLGMCALVIMFAPAIGPTLTGLILAKLSWQWIFWLFIPFLFIALIFAITSLENVGEITKPHVDVLSIIESAVGCSGLVIGASLASEDGWTSPTVLSALIIGIIVLIFYTHRQLHLEEPILNLHIFKYPAFTIGSSIVMLDFGIILSTMYLLPLFYQRGLLVSVALTGLVMLPGGIINAATSAIAGRLYDSIGAKRPVLIGFVLALFGALMLAFTTPHSPIIYVVCAHVILMIGCPLAMSPAQTSALSTLSGFESGDGSTIMNTMQQVIGALATALATSCLAWGSSSISGSEAIRFTNGFHYGIYFAIILIVVALLLSFKIKDQKN; encoded by the coding sequence ATGGAAAATGCTTTACAAGCTCGTAAGCAAGCAGCGCACCCAGAATTAATGATGGTTAGTATGCTGCTGGGAGCTTTTGTCGGAATGTTTAGTGAGACTTCATTAAATATTGCGTTGCCAAAATTGATGGCTGCTTTTCAAGTAAGTACGTCAACAATTCAATGGTTAGTTACTGGATATATGTTAATTATTGGGATTATCTTGCCACTGTCCAGTATTATTACTAAATGGTTTACGACCCGCCAAGTCATTATTTTTGCATTAATTGACTTCATGGTTGGGGCTTGTATTTCTGCCTTAGCGCATAATTTTACAATTTTGTTGATTGGACGAATGATTCAAGGGATCGGAACAGGTTTAATTCTTCCATTAATGTTTGCAGTGGTAATGCAAATCTTCCCACCGAAACAAATTGGAGCGGTTCTAGGAATGTGTGCCCTCGTAATTATGTTTGCCCCTGCAATCGGTCCTACTTTAACCGGGCTAATTCTTGCTAAGTTATCATGGCAATGGATCTTCTGGTTATTTATTCCGTTTTTATTTATTGCCTTGATTTTTGCTATCACTTCATTAGAAAATGTTGGTGAAATTACTAAGCCGCATGTTGATGTGCTCTCAATTATTGAATCGGCAGTAGGTTGTTCAGGGCTCGTTATTGGTGCTAGTTTGGCTAGTGAAGATGGTTGGACTTCACCTACAGTTCTCAGTGCGTTAATAATCGGAATTATTGTCTTAATCTTTTACACCCATCGCCAACTTCATCTGGAAGAACCAATTTTAAATCTTCATATCTTTAAGTATCCGGCCTTCACAATTGGTTCTTCAATCGTGATGCTTGACTTTGGAATTATTCTTTCTACGATGTATCTTTTACCGTTATTCTATCAACGAGGGCTCTTAGTTTCCGTTGCCCTTACTGGACTAGTAATGCTCCCTGGTGGAATTATTAATGCAGCCACTTCTGCAATTGCAGGTCGCCTTTACGATAGTATCGGGGCTAAACGTCCTGTTTTAATTGGTTTTGTCCTTGCCTTATTCGGTGCTTTGATGCTGGCATTTACGACACCACATAGTCCCATTATCTACGTTGTATGCGCGCATGTTATTTTAATGATTGGTTGTCCTTTAGCAATGTCTCCTGCACAAACTAGTGCTCTAAGTACGCTTTCGGGATTCGAATCCGGAGACGGCAGTACAATCATGAATACGATGCAACAGGTTATCGGTGCGCTTGCAACAGCCCTAGCTACTAGTTGCTTAGCTTGGGGTAGTTCTTCTATTAGTGGATCTGAAGCTATTCGCTTTACCAATGGTTTCCACTACGGCATTTACTTTGCAATTATCTTAATTGTGGTAGCACTGCTCTTATCATTCAAAATTAAAGATCAGAAAAACTAA
- a CDS encoding GNAT family N-acetyltransferase: MIKVRQISTNSNDFKNIKRVYNTVFPQNELLPLSLLKMRAKAGKAEFCSIYNEEGKWVGFFYTVYNKRIAYIFFLAIDPHYHGQGLGSATLTAIKERYAEKRITLSAERPDPQAPNNEQRLRRHRFYAKNGFVKTGLYTVEKDNEKFDLLSTQSNVNPQLYQQLMDSYLTNHRRHYLPYKIVKE; the protein is encoded by the coding sequence ATGATTAAAGTTCGTCAAATATCTACAAATTCAAATGATTTCAAAAATATCAAGCGGGTTTATAATACTGTGTTTCCACAAAATGAACTTTTACCATTATCTTTACTTAAAATGCGTGCTAAAGCGGGGAAAGCAGAATTTTGTAGCATCTATAATGAAGAGGGGAAATGGGTTGGCTTTTTCTACACAGTCTACAACAAGCGCATCGCCTATATTTTCTTTCTGGCAATTGATCCTCACTATCATGGACAGGGCTTGGGTAGTGCGACGTTAACCGCGATTAAAGAACGGTATGCTGAAAAGCGGATTACCCTTAGCGCTGAACGTCCAGACCCTCAAGCACCCAATAACGAACAGCGACTCAGACGACATCGTTTTTACGCTAAAAATGGTTTTGTCAAAACGGGTCTTTATACCGTTGAAAAGGATAATGAAAAATTTGATCTCTTAAGTACACAATCAAACGTGAATCCACAGCTTTACCAACAGTTAATGGATAGTTATCTGACTAATCATCGCCGCCATTACTTGCCGTATAAGATTGTTAAAGAGTAA
- a CDS encoding YkuJ family protein produces the protein MKESELLVIIRRLIAMQNNDSRDRQKRTFKKFGIPLCDVTYIHSREEFIFVRYRPYERFRFDDIDLVAIEVFNCLYDLENTF, from the coding sequence GTGAAGGAATCAGAATTATTAGTGATTATTAGACGTTTGATTGCCATGCAAAACAATGATTCAAGAGATCGACAGAAACGGACATTTAAAAAATTTGGTATTCCATTATGCGATGTAACTTATATTCATAGTAGAGAAGAATTTATCTTTGTTCGATATCGACCTTATGAACGTTTTCGTTTTGATGATATTGACCTAGTTGCTATTGAAGTTTTTAACTGTTTATATGATCTTGAGAATACTTTTTAA